A genomic window from Salvia hispanica cultivar TCC Black 2014 chromosome 5, UniMelb_Shisp_WGS_1.0, whole genome shotgun sequence includes:
- the LOC125190529 gene encoding phosphatidate cytidylyltransferase 3-like, which translates to MRQKEQSPPPSPFTPPSARLRHRKHTKSQEVFPDVSKLNGGSNLLVDDQNKYRSMWVRTLSSFWMLGGVILILYLGHLYICAMVVVIQILMAAELFHLRRIVHESKRLPGFWLINWYFFFTAMLYVYGRILRQHLVNTVTSDKFFCKLVNGLFKYHMVICYFLYIAGVMWFILTLKKRMYKYQFGQYAWTHMILIVVFTQSSFTVANIFEGIFWFILPASLIAINDVAAYFFGFFFGRTPLIKLSPKKTWEGFIGGSFATVLFAFMLANILGQFRWMTCPRKDLSTGWLHCDPGPLFKLEYYPFPNNIAELLPWKGMWISPVQWHALWLGLFASIIAPFGGFFASGLKRAFKIKDFGDSIPGHGGFTDRMDCQMVMAIFAYIYFQSFVLAPGSSVEMILDQIERSLSHEEQQKLYAMLGQIFQDQKYGYM; encoded by the exons ATGAGGCAAAAGGAACAAagtccaccaccttctccTTTCACACCACCTTCCGCTCGACTTCGTCACCGCAAACATACCAAGTCACAAGAG GTATTCCCAGATGTAAGCAAATTGAATGGAGGCAGCAACTTACTTGTcgatgatcaaaataaatatagatccATGTGGGTGCGGACGTTATCATCTTTTTGGATGCTCGGGGGAGTTATACTGATTCTGTATTTAGGACATTTGTATATTTGTGCTATGGTGGTCGttatacaaatattaatgGCAGCCGAGCTATTTCATTTACGTAGAATAGTTCATGAAAGTAAGCGCCTTCCGGGATTCTGGCTTATCAATTG gtattttttctttacaGCGATGCTTTATGTGTATGGCCGAATTCTTCGTCAACATCTTGTCAATACTGTTACTTCTGATAAATTCTTCTGTAAACTCGTGAATGGCCTTTTCAAGTATCACATGGTTATTTGTTATTTCCTCTACATTGCAG GAGTGATGTGGTTCATTCTTACACTAAAGAAGAGAATGTACAAGTATCAATTTGGACAGTATGCATGGACACACATGATTCTTATAGTGGTCTTCACACAGTCTTCCTTCACCGTTGCTAATATATTCGAAGGAATTTTCTG GTTTATTCTTCCGGCTTCTCTTATAGCAATCAACGACGTAGCAGCTTACTTTTTCGGGTTCTTCTTTGGGAGGACACCTTTAATCAAGCTATCCCCAAAGAAAACTTGGGAGGGCTTCATCGGAGGATCTTTTGCTACTGTACTGTTTGCTTTTATG CTTGCAAATATTTTGGGACAGTTCCGGTGGATGACATGCCCAAGAAAG GATCTATCCACAGGTTGGCTTCATTGTGATCCTGGCCCACTTTTCAAACTCGAGTATTATCCATTTCCTAATAATATTGCCGAATTG TTACCTTGGAAGGGAATGTGGATCTCGCCAGTGCAGTGGCACGCTTTATGGTTAGGTTTATTCGCATCAATTATTGCACCATTTGGAGGCTTCTTTGCGAGTGGCTTAAAGAGAGCTTTTAAGATCAAG GATTTTGGTGACAGTATACCCGGGCATGGCGGCTTTACAGATCGGATGGATTGCCAG ATGGTGATGGCCATTTTTGCctacatttattttcaatcatttgTCCTCGCTCCAGGAAGCTCGGTAGAGATGATATTGGATCAG ATAGAAAGAAGCTTGAGCCATGAAGAGCAACAAAAACTATATGCAATGCTTGGTCAAATATTCCAAGACCAGAAATATGGCTATATGTGA